Proteins encoded by one window of Channa argus isolate prfri chromosome 1, Channa argus male v1.0, whole genome shotgun sequence:
- the LOC137139582 gene encoding rab11 family-interacting protein 2: protein MSLGEQSQKWFPTHVQATVLKATGLQPKGKNGTNDSYTIIQLGKEKYSTSVAEKTLNPDWAEEASFELPGLLLEGNPEVYELCLTVMHRSLVGMDKFLGQRSINLNQMFDKKERKKTDWYSLESKPGKKKKERGRIQVSIQFMRNNMTASMFDLSMKEKPRSPFSKLKDKMKGRKHDSGFSDASSAILPRSAVCDSEPNRQSFAPEPRRPEPKVKRPLLAGAHKLSAAHSMSDLIGTHFQPKLDSINSIEESGSTGGPHRRSQSEVPSCQDGEAHSDPFTDISDTLPQKYATLPRNRNPFEGEQGQLWDRVERKEKKVSLLERVTGKKEGRKTSNGGRSGSSGDLRSPNPFSGDSKADTNPFSSNYNTSDRKSAGSTDITFGHKRKDIYGKKNFQEPKQVSIAAYSNLSFEEVVQELIKQKEVVKKKDAHIRELEDYIDNLLVRVMEETPSILRTPYEPKKKAGKLSKK, encoded by the exons ATGTCATTGGGTGAGCAGTCTCAGAAGTGGTTTCCAACCCATGTCCAAGCCACTGTTCTTAAAGCAACTGGTTTACAGCCCAAAGGCAAAAATGGCACCAATGACTCTTACACTATCATCCAGCTGGGCAAGGAAAAGTACTCAACATCTGTGGCAGAGAAGACACTTAATCCTGACTGGGCAGAAGAAGCCTCATTTGAATTACCTGGTCTACTTTTGGAGGGCAACCCAGAAGTCTACGAACTCTGCCTTACAGTGATGCATCGTTCCTTGGTTGGGATGGACAAGTTCCTGGGTCAGAGATCCATCAACCTTAATCAAATGTTTgataaaaaggagagaaagaaaactga CTGGTATTCCTTGGAGTCCAAGCctgggaagaagaagaaagaacgAGGTCGCATTCAAGTCAGCATACAGTTCATGAGGAACAACATGACAGCCAGCATGTTTGACCTCTCCATGAAAGAAAAGCCCCGCTCCCCTTTTTCcaaactaaaagacaaaatgaagggTCGTAAACATGACAGCGGCTTTAGTGATGCATCTTCAGCCATTCTGCCTCGCTCTGCTGTGTGCGACTCAGAGCCCAACCGTCAGTCGTTCGCCCCAGAACCACGCCGGCCTGAACCAAAAGTCAAGAGACCACTTCTTGCTGGGGCCCATAAACTCTCTGCAGCCCATTCCATGTCCGATCTTATTGGGACCCACTTTCAGCCTAAACTGGACTCCATTAACTCTATAGAAGAAAGTG GGAGTACAGGTGGACCTCACAGGCGTTCCCAGAGCGAAGTGCCAAGCTGCCAGGATGGAGAGGCACACAGTGACCCTTTCACTGATATCAGTGACACCCTGCCACAGAAGTATGCCACGCTCCCACGCAACCGCAACCCATTTGAGGGGGAGCAGGGGCAGCTGTGGGACCGGGTGGAGCGGAAGGAGAAAAAGGTCAGCTTGCTGGAACGTGTGACAGGAAAGAAGGAAGGCCGCAAGACCAGTAATGGTGGACGTTCAGGCAGCTCTGGAGACCTGCGATCCCCAAACCCATTCAGTGGAGACTCCAAAGCAGATACTAACCCATTCAGCTCCAATTACAACACCAG TGATAGGAAATCAGCAGGAAGTACAGACATCACCTTTGGCCACAAGAGAAAGGACATCTATGGcaagaaaaat TTTCAGGAGCCAAAACAAGTAAGCATTGCCGCCTATAGCAACTTATCCTTCGAGGAAGTTGTGCAGGAGCTCATCAAGCAGAAAgaagtggtgaaaaaaaaagacgccCACATCAGGGAGCTGGAAGACTATATTGATAACCTACTTGTACGTGTTATGGAGGAGACACCAAGCATACTACGGACCCCCTATGAGCCAAAAAAGAAGGCGGGTAAacttagtaaaaaataa